A portion of the Terriglobia bacterium genome contains these proteins:
- a CDS encoding efflux RND transporter periplasmic adaptor subunit, which yields MMSTGCPDRKAVWRCGFLSPALVVALTLGGSACLWRQTSATSDNAAETVKVLFRQFSASVTAIGAVKPQVGAEVKVGSRVSGRVLRLHANIKDQVRKGQVIAELEKADLEAIVAQSQAEAQFAEAKLAALDALFPKEVARAETDVARWDATVILARKDFGRQQDLLKKKLATQVDADQAQEQLAVSEAQLATARRALDLVRAQYAENLKQAQAERDRDQAALTNAHVQLSYAVITAPISGVIGSVSTQEGETVAAGLNAPTFVTIIDLAKLQVEAYVDEVDIGKVKVGQHVVFTVDAFPADDFEGKVVAIYPKATIQDNVVKYVVAVEIVTPYEGRLRPEMTTSVGIQLESRRVLAIPSSAVRREGGKHFVLLSVNGRPEPHEVRLGWKDGPWTEVAGGLSEGQEIFLDLPGTEKGKN from the coding sequence ATGATGAGTACCGGATGTCCGGACCGGAAAGCGGTCTGGCGGTGCGGGTTCCTGTCGCCGGCGCTGGTGGTGGCTCTGACTCTCGGCGGGTCTGCCTGCCTGTGGAGACAAACCTCCGCGACCAGCGATAATGCGGCAGAAACAGTCAAGGTGTTGTTCCGTCAGTTTTCAGCGAGCGTAACTGCCATCGGCGCGGTGAAGCCGCAGGTAGGGGCGGAAGTCAAGGTGGGGTCGCGCGTCTCCGGCCGGGTCTTGCGCCTGCACGCCAACATCAAAGATCAGGTGCGCAAGGGGCAGGTGATCGCGGAGCTGGAAAAGGCTGATCTGGAGGCGATAGTGGCTCAAAGCCAGGCCGAGGCGCAGTTTGCGGAAGCGAAGCTGGCCGCTTTGGATGCGCTGTTTCCCAAGGAAGTGGCGCGGGCTGAAACGGATGTGGCCCGGTGGGATGCCACCGTGATCCTGGCGCGCAAAGACTTCGGGCGGCAGCAGGACCTGCTTAAGAAGAAGCTTGCGACGCAGGTGGATGCCGATCAGGCGCAGGAACAGCTGGCGGTGTCGGAGGCCCAGCTTGCGACGGCACGCAGAGCTCTTGATCTGGTGCGTGCCCAATACGCCGAAAACCTCAAACAGGCCCAGGCGGAACGCGACCGCGACCAGGCGGCGTTGACCAATGCGCACGTCCAGCTCTCGTACGCGGTCATCACCGCGCCCATTTCCGGTGTCATCGGCTCCGTCTCCACCCAGGAAGGCGAGACGGTCGCGGCCGGCCTGAACGCCCCGACTTTTGTCACCATCATCGACCTGGCCAAACTTCAGGTCGAGGCCTATGTCGATGAAGTGGACATCGGGAAAGTCAAAGTGGGCCAGCACGTGGTCTTTACGGTGGATGCCTTTCCCGCCGACGACTTTGAGGGTAAAGTAGTGGCGATTTATCCCAAAGCCACGATCCAGGACAATGTGGTGAAATACGTGGTCGCGGTCGAAATCGTCACGCCCTACGAAGGCCGCCTGAGGCCCGAGATGACCACGAGCGTCGGCATCCAACTCGAATCCCGCCGGGTTCTGGCGATCCCCTCCAGTGCCGTCCGGCGTGAGGGGGGCAAGCACTTCGTGCTTCTGTCCGTCAATGGCAGGCCCGAGCCTCACGAAGTCAGGCTCGGCTGGAAAGACGGCCCCTGGACCGAAGTGGCTGGCGGCCTCAGCGAAGGGCAGGAGATCTTTCTCGATCTGCCCGGGACAGAGAAAGGGAAAAATTGA
- a CDS encoding outer membrane lipoprotein-sorting protein, giving the protein MRPSLPSSRSLVFVLLAAGIAGTSTTRLSRTQDKPPAAEEILERFIRATGGRPAYEKLHNQIIMGAVEFVESGIKGKTAEYKTETNKAYRVVDLEGVGKIEAGTDGSVAWERSSETGARIKSGEERATALREATFNAALHWRDLYSKSECVSSEKVGDQLCFKVVLTPKEGKPVTQYYDERSGLLVKMAMTTLTPTMGEIAVETYLSDYRNVEGILVPHELRRKVLSQQIDTHIESVQFNAEIPKTSEVVCQVFLIS; this is encoded by the coding sequence ATGAGACCTTCCCTGCCGTCTTCACGCTCGCTCGTGTTTGTCCTTCTGGCCGCAGGCATCGCCGGCACGTCCACGACCCGGCTCTCCCGCACCCAGGATAAGCCGCCGGCCGCAGAGGAAATCCTCGAGAGATTCATCCGGGCGACCGGCGGCAGGCCCGCCTACGAGAAACTGCACAACCAGATCATCATGGGAGCGGTCGAGTTCGTGGAGTCCGGAATCAAGGGGAAGACCGCCGAATACAAGACCGAGACCAATAAAGCTTACAGGGTTGTTGATCTCGAGGGTGTCGGTAAGATTGAAGCCGGCACCGACGGGAGCGTTGCCTGGGAGCGCTCATCCGAGACAGGGGCGAGGATTAAGTCCGGCGAAGAAAGGGCTACGGCACTGCGCGAAGCGACCTTCAACGCTGCACTTCACTGGCGTGATCTGTACAGCAAGTCCGAATGCGTCAGCAGCGAAAAGGTCGGCGACCAGCTGTGCTTCAAAGTGGTGCTGACGCCAAAGGAAGGGAAACCGGTGACTCAGTACTACGACGAAAGATCCGGCTTGCTTGTCAAGATGGCCATGACCACCTTGACGCCAACGATGGGGGAGATCGCCGTCGAGACTTACCTGAGCGACTACAGAAACGTCGAGGGCATCCTGGTCCCTCACGAGCTGAGAAGAAAGGTGCTCTCCCAGCAGATCGACACTCACATCGAGAGCGTTCAGTTCAACGCCGAAATCCCGAAGACATCTGAGGTAGTCTGTCAAGTATTTTTGATTTCATGA
- a CDS encoding amidohydrolase codes for MIGCWLLLSGGCRTSPQEAADLVLRGGHIVTMESSYPAVQAIAVKAGRIIAVGANEDIQQHVGDRTRIIELGGKTVIPGLIDAHTHFLGIGSRSMQIDVGGPSKEEIIKRIAARASQAKPGEWIQGRGWDQNNWPVKAFPTRADLDVVAPQNPVYLSRVDGHAAWVNSKALEIAGIRKGTPDPSGGRIIRDSGGEIAGTLVDNAFRLVSSHIPPMSKEQRKEAARLSVRECLASGLTGVHEAGGSREDIELYEEMMKAGEFDLRIYEFVRWPADEQKLPHTYESLDYYLVQGPQIGLYDNRLTIRGIKMSLDGSLGSRGAAFLESYLDDPGNRGVLRLTEEEIYQTILRGLKAGFQTAVHAIGDRANRVVLDAMERALKEAKVADARLRVEHAQVLDPADLPRFARLGIIPSMQPTHCTTDMHWIAQRIGEQRTRYSYAWRSLLDTGVRIPAGSDAPVESVAPLPGIYAAVTRQDRQGWPEGGWHPEQIVSREQALRMFTIDAAYAAFEEKIKGSLAPGKLADMVVLSKDILTIPAREILQTSVEMTILGGKVVYPR; via the coding sequence ATGATCGGATGCTGGCTGCTGCTCTCCGGCGGCTGCCGGACGAGCCCGCAGGAAGCTGCGGATCTGGTGCTGCGCGGCGGGCACATCGTGACTATGGAGAGTTCGTACCCGGCCGTCCAGGCCATTGCCGTAAAGGCGGGCCGCATCATCGCTGTGGGCGCGAACGAAGACATTCAGCAGCATGTCGGTGACAGAACGAGGATCATTGAACTCGGCGGCAAGACCGTGATCCCCGGCTTGATCGACGCGCACACACACTTCCTCGGCATCGGCTCCCGCAGCATGCAGATTGACGTGGGCGGCCCGAGCAAGGAGGAAATCATCAAGAGGATCGCCGCCCGGGCGTCGCAGGCGAAACCCGGCGAGTGGATCCAGGGGCGCGGCTGGGATCAAAACAACTGGCCGGTCAAGGCGTTTCCTACCAGAGCCGACCTCGACGTCGTGGCGCCGCAAAATCCCGTTTACCTGAGTCGTGTGGACGGTCACGCGGCCTGGGTGAACAGCAAAGCGCTCGAGATTGCCGGAATCCGCAAAGGCACGCCTGATCCGTCGGGCGGCCGGATTATCCGCGACAGCGGTGGAGAGATTGCGGGCACCCTGGTCGACAACGCGTTCCGCCTGGTATCCAGTCACATTCCCCCGATGAGCAAGGAGCAAAGGAAGGAGGCCGCGCGGCTTTCGGTCCGGGAATGCCTTGCTTCGGGTCTGACCGGCGTGCACGAAGCCGGCGGATCGCGCGAGGACATCGAGCTCTACGAGGAGATGATGAAGGCGGGCGAGTTCGACTTGCGGATCTACGAATTCGTACGCTGGCCGGCAGACGAGCAGAAACTGCCTCACACTTATGAATCACTGGACTACTATCTGGTGCAAGGGCCGCAGATCGGCCTGTACGACAACCGTCTCACGATCCGCGGCATCAAAATGAGCCTCGACGGCTCCCTCGGGTCCCGCGGAGCGGCTTTCCTCGAATCCTACCTTGACGATCCGGGCAATCGTGGGGTACTGCGCCTCACCGAAGAGGAGATCTACCAGACGATTCTGCGGGGTCTGAAGGCAGGCTTTCAGACCGCAGTTCACGCGATCGGCGACCGCGCGAACCGTGTCGTTCTCGACGCCATGGAGCGCGCCCTGAAGGAAGCCAAGGTTGCCGACGCACGCTTGCGCGTCGAGCATGCGCAGGTGCTCGATCCCGCGGATCTCCCCCGCTTCGCCCGGCTGGGGATCATCCCCTCGATGCAACCCACGCACTGCACGACCGACATGCACTGGATTGCGCAGAGAATCGGCGAGCAGCGGACGAGGTACTCCTATGCCTGGCGGTCACTGCTCGACACCGGCGTCCGGATTCCGGCCGGGTCGGATGCTCCCGTCGAATCCGTCGCCCCGCTTCCGGGAATTTATGCTGCCGTCACGCGACAGGACCGGCAGGGTTGGCCGGAGGGCGGCTGGCATCCCGAGCAGATCGTCAGCCGCGAGCAGGCGTTGCGGATGTTCACGATCGACGCGGCCTATGCCGCGTTTGAAGAAAAGATCAAAGGCTCACTTGCCCCGGGAAAGCTGGCGGACATGGTCGTGCTCTCAAAAGATATCCTGACAATTCCCGCCCGTGAGATACTGCAGACAAGCGTCGAAATGACTATTCTGGGAGGCAAGGTCGTCTACCCGAGGTAA
- a CDS encoding ABC transporter permease, producing the protein MNRSLRLLQQAGDSLLSNRLRSFLMMLGLVIGIASLTAVICIGQGTRAQVMDMVAKQGWDLIMIRAGSAKQVFAPTTDRTVASLMEADTQAIEAGLGNIRYVSSVQNQRGWEVVYGDQSVKTRIFGVGPTWHYIRRRPVERGEFLSQADLVNMNRVAILGFRTAKMLFGAGDPIGQTIRIGSEAFQVKGVFVEAGITPGGDDWDDRIVIPFTTSSKRLFGRLYLEQIVVQVRDARKLHQTAEQIRKLLRERHQIRAGAEDDFFVREPEDVKETALTTSSTLTTLLIAISAISMLVGGVVIMNLMLISVSQRVHEIGLRLTVGARPRDILVQFLFEALGVALAGGVLGAAGGAGIASLLAWKGVAVSQITWIPFAISIAACTLVAVAFGLYPARKAARLDPVAALREKRM; encoded by the coding sequence TTGAATCGATCATTGCGACTGCTGCAGCAGGCCGGTGACTCTCTGCTGTCAAACCGGCTGCGGTCGTTTCTCATGATGCTCGGCCTTGTCATCGGCATCGCCTCCCTCACGGCGGTCATTTGCATCGGTCAGGGGACGCGCGCCCAAGTCATGGACATGGTCGCCAAGCAGGGATGGGACCTGATCATGATCCGCGCCGGCTCAGCCAAGCAGGTCTTCGCGCCCACCACCGACCGCACGGTCGCCTCGTTGATGGAGGCGGACACCCAGGCTATTGAAGCTGGCCTCGGCAACATCCGCTACGTCTCTTCCGTGCAGAACCAGCGCGGCTGGGAGGTCGTTTATGGCGACCAGTCGGTCAAGACCCGCATCTTTGGGGTTGGTCCCACCTGGCATTACATCCGGCGCCGGCCGGTGGAGCGGGGCGAGTTCCTTAGCCAAGCCGACCTGGTGAATATGAACCGGGTGGCCATTCTTGGTTTCCGCACTGCTAAGATGCTCTTTGGCGCAGGTGACCCGATCGGTCAGACCATCCGCATCGGCAGCGAGGCCTTCCAGGTAAAGGGCGTCTTCGTCGAGGCGGGCATCACGCCCGGCGGAGACGACTGGGATGACCGGATCGTCATCCCGTTCACAACCTCCTCCAAACGGCTCTTTGGCCGCTTGTATCTGGAACAGATCGTCGTCCAAGTTCGGGATGCCCGCAAGCTGCACCAAACCGCCGAACAGATCCGCAAACTCCTGCGCGAGCGCCACCAGATCCGCGCTGGCGCCGAAGATGACTTCTTTGTCCGCGAGCCCGAGGATGTCAAAGAGACCGCGCTCACCACGTCATCGACGCTCACCACACTGCTGATCGCGATTTCAGCCATCTCGATGCTCGTGGGCGGCGTGGTGATCATGAACCTGATGCTCATCTCCGTCTCCCAGCGCGTCCACGAGATTGGACTGCGCCTGACCGTCGGTGCGCGCCCCCGGGATATCCTTGTCCAGTTCCTTTTCGAAGCGCTTGGTGTCGCGCTGGCCGGCGGCGTGCTCGGCGCGGCCGGCGGCGCCGGCATCGCCTCGCTCCTGGCATGGAAAGGTGTGGCTGTCAGCCAGATCACCTGGATCCCGTTTGCGATTTCGATCGCGGCATGCACCCTGGTGGCGGTCGCGTTCGGCCTCTATCCGGCGCGCAAGGCGGCGCGTCTGGATCCGGTGGCAGCGCTCCGGGAAAAACGAATGTAG